The following proteins come from a genomic window of Geminicoccaceae bacterium SCSIO 64248:
- a CDS encoding ABC transporter substrate-binding protein gives MNARLLARLAFASLLLLAQPAAAQDKLTLLLEWYVNPDHAPIVLAQELGYFGEEGLEVEIVPPADPSDPPKLVAAGQADIGVSYQPQLHIQVDQGLPLVRIGTLVATPLNTIMVLEDGPVQSLADLEGRRVGYSVSGVETALLDAMLAGHGLSSEDVEMVNVNFALSPALMSRQVDAVIGAYRNVELVQLEEDGVPGRAFFVEEEGVPAYDELIFIANRDRLDDPRLPRFLRAIERATAYMVNHPDEARRLFIESNPDLDNEHNRRSFDATLPRFAHRPFALDRGRYESFAAFLAGRGLIAKPAELASYAVELPRP, from the coding sequence ATGAACGCTCGCCTGCTGGCACGCTTGGCTTTCGCGTCCCTGCTCCTGCTCGCCCAGCCGGCGGCCGCCCAGGACAAACTCACCCTCCTGCTCGAATGGTACGTCAACCCGGACCACGCGCCGATCGTTCTCGCGCAGGAGCTCGGCTATTTCGGCGAGGAGGGCCTGGAGGTCGAGATCGTGCCGCCCGCCGATCCCAGCGACCCGCCCAAGCTGGTCGCTGCCGGGCAGGCCGACATCGGCGTCTCCTACCAGCCGCAGCTGCACATCCAGGTCGACCAGGGCCTGCCTTTGGTCCGGATCGGCACCCTGGTCGCCACGCCGCTCAATACGATCATGGTGCTGGAAGACGGTCCGGTGCAAAGCCTGGCCGATCTCGAGGGGCGGCGCGTCGGCTACTCCGTGAGCGGCGTCGAGACGGCCCTGCTGGACGCCATGCTTGCCGGCCATGGGCTGAGCAGCGAGGACGTCGAGATGGTCAACGTCAACTTCGCCCTGTCGCCCGCGCTGATGTCCCGGCAGGTCGACGCCGTGATCGGCGCCTATCGCAATGTCGAGCTGGTCCAGCTCGAGGAGGACGGCGTGCCCGGGCGGGCCTTCTTCGTCGAGGAGGAGGGCGTTCCCGCCTATGACGAGCTGATCTTCATCGCCAACCGCGACCGGCTGGACGACCCGCGCCTGCCGCGCTTCCTGCGCGCGATCGAGCGGGCGACCGCCTACATGGTCAACCATCCCGACGAGGCGCGCCGCCTGTTCATCGAATCCAACCCCGACCTGGACAACGAGCACAACAGGCGTTCGTTCGACGCGACGTTGCCGCGCTTCGCGCACCGTCCTTTCGCGCTCGACCGGGGCCGCTACGAGAGTTTCGCGGCCTTCCTGGCCGGGCGCGGTCTCATCGCGAAGCCGGCTGAGCTTGCGAGCTACGCCGTCGAGCTGCCGCGCCCGTGA
- a CDS encoding ABC transporter permease, translated as MNRLRPLVIAIGLLVLWHGFVWLTAAPPYMLPDPVRVASRLVTSAPQLAHHAGITAIEIGLGLVLGVVVGAGSALLMMALPPIQPWLLPVLIVGQTLPVFALAPLLTLWFGYGLASKVAMAVLIIYFPVTAALYDGLRRVEPGWLDLARTLDGRPLLVLLRLRLPAALPSFGSGLRVAAAIAPIGAVVGEWVGASQGLGYLMLYANARVQTDLMFAALVVLMAMALLLYFAIDAGLRALMPWSPDARPLRPATPSSGDVR; from the coding sequence ATGAACCGTCTCCGTCCCCTCGTGATCGCCATCGGCCTGCTGGTGCTCTGGCACGGCTTTGTCTGGCTGACCGCCGCGCCGCCCTACATGCTGCCCGACCCGGTCCGGGTCGCTTCCCGCCTGGTCACATCCGCGCCGCAGCTCGCGCACCATGCCGGCATCACCGCGATCGAGATCGGCCTGGGCCTGGTCCTGGGCGTCGTCGTGGGCGCCGGCAGCGCCCTCCTGATGATGGCCCTGCCGCCGATCCAGCCCTGGCTCCTGCCGGTGCTGATCGTCGGTCAGACCCTGCCTGTGTTCGCCCTGGCGCCGCTTCTGACCCTGTGGTTCGGCTACGGCCTGGCCAGCAAAGTGGCCATGGCCGTGCTGATCATCTACTTCCCGGTCACGGCCGCGCTCTATGACGGGCTTCGCCGGGTCGAGCCCGGCTGGCTCGATCTCGCACGGACGCTGGACGGCCGGCCTCTCCTGGTCCTGCTCCGCCTGCGCCTGCCGGCCGCCTTGCCCAGCTTCGGCTCCGGCCTGCGCGTCGCCGCGGCGATCGCACCGATCGGCGCCGTCGTCGGCGAGTGGGTCGGCGCCTCGCAGGGCCTCGGCTACCTCATGCTCTACGCCAACGCGCGGGTGCAGACCGATCTGATGTTCGCCGCGCTCGTCGTCCTGATGGCGATGGCGCTTCTGCTCTATTTCGCCATCGACGCAGGCCTGCGCGCGCTGATGCCTTGGAGTCCGGACGCCCGGCCCCTGCGACCGGCCACCCCTTCCTCCGGAGACGTGCGATGA
- a CDS encoding ABC transporter ATP-binding protein codes for MGSLAAIDLHLRSIDLAYGDRSVVRSFDLTLPAGQWTCLLGPSGVGKTSLLRVAAGLARPDQGDVSAGDGRSLRGRIAWMGQRDDLLPWLSALDNVALGARLRGQAGDRDRARACLDAVELAGRADALPATLSGGERQRVALARTLFEHRPIVLMDEPFSALDVLTRARLQDLAAERLAGRTVLLITHDPLEALRLGHRVFWLSGQPAVLSAPILPPGPPPRAVDDRLVLARQGELMALLLGQTVAGEAA; via the coding sequence ATGGGCTCGCTCGCCGCCATCGACCTTCATCTCCGTTCCATCGATCTGGCCTACGGCGACAGGTCGGTCGTCCGCTCGTTCGATCTGACCTTGCCGGCCGGGCAATGGACCTGCCTGCTCGGGCCGAGCGGCGTCGGCAAGACGAGCCTGCTCCGCGTAGCGGCCGGCCTCGCGCGGCCGGACCAGGGCGACGTCAGCGCCGGCGACGGCAGGTCGCTGCGCGGCCGGATCGCGTGGATGGGGCAACGCGACGACCTGCTGCCCTGGCTGTCGGCGCTCGACAACGTCGCGCTGGGCGCCCGCCTGCGCGGCCAGGCGGGCGATCGCGACCGTGCGCGTGCCTGCCTCGACGCGGTCGAGCTGGCCGGTAGAGCCGACGCCTTGCCCGCGACCCTGTCGGGAGGCGAGCGCCAGCGCGTGGCCCTGGCGCGCACGCTGTTCGAGCACCGGCCGATCGTGCTGATGGACGAGCCGTTCTCGGCGCTGGACGTTCTCACGCGCGCGCGCCTGCAGGATCTGGCGGCCGAGCGTCTGGCGGGCCGGACCGTCCTGCTGATCACCCACGATCCCCTGGAGGCGCTCCGTCTCGGCCACCGCGTCTTCTGGCTGAGCGGCCAGCCGGCGGTGCTGTCCGCGCCGATCCTGCCGCCGGGGCCGCCGCCGCGCGCGGTCGACGATCGCCTCGTGCTCGCGCGCCAGGGCGAGCTGATGGCGCTGCTGCTCGGCCAGACCGTCGCGGGGGAAGCGGCATGA